agactagcctactgtattatCGGGCAGTTGCTACTTGTAGCTTAGCTAGtaataagtgtgttggtggtagcttcactatttcctgaataaagtaacttttcaatagcttaacttctttatatgaagtagcttggccaaacaagctacacttttcttgtcatgtgaaattagcacaatttaaagtagcttcctatgtagtgaactagcctactgctgtgtttgtgttactaagcttgctacatttgactgggggtggtagttttgtgtagtggagttttattcatggcagagtaactgatagtttagctaaCTACAATTtccaagtagcttgcccaacattgtattattcacatgtaatTCACCCTAACAAAAATAAGATGCATCTCAAAtcccttttcattcatttatttattttatatcccCCCAgaactgccttgctcaaggactaccacgaatgaactgaacggtctcctcacacccctggaactgaggaaggtgcagctctacATTGtagtactgcagggcatctgctacaatgtgactgaatatttgatttatgagctccaccttcatcacctttttggtatggcaactgctctgcccatgaccggaaagcactgcagagggtggcgaaaactgcccaacgcatcaccggtttctcactcccctccatcgaggccatccagggcaagcaatgcttgcgtaaggcgcgtagcatcatcaaagactgtcctcaccccaaccacagactgtttaCCCCACTCTCCTCAGAGAGGctttacaggtctctccgcacctgaaccagcaggttcagaggaagcttctttcctgcggctgtcaccctactaaactctagctctgcatcccggtgacatccaACGAACTTAAGCCCctatcaccccccacccccgcctgatgcctccttgtctgtgcttgttgaggtgtccacgaccatggtgACTAAAGGCTGCCATGGTCgtagagtgtatatatactatacgaCCATGGCAGCcctgacagggacaacaaggaggcggacatcccccaccccaccccctcacaacTGCATtaccctatcccatccatagtgtctatttatttacaaacttatccatagccatattctactgccctttatcctgcacatacacttattcttaatactattataatgttactgtttctgcactacaatggtactgttaccacactgcacatatctgtttatatggtttatactaaatatccatatttattcagtttgtcTGTAATCTATTCACTGcataatacactgcatatatctatatttttcttactactactataatggtactgccactacattgcacatatctgtacatgttgttcatattacatggccatttttattctgctcttctaaggttactgctaatacactgcacatacttatatttaatttatactaccggtactctaaaccaccttcagAAAACAACTGTACACTACTGTCTACGCTGCACTATATCTTTTGTCTGTCTATGCACCaactactttgtatatcacattgcactgcttttttacacttctggttagacacaaagtgcatattgttgtctctgtacttggactctgcacaatgacaataaagttgaatctaatctaatctaatctaatctaatcaccTGCAATCGCCACTCCCATTTTCCCATTGTCTGgatgactcagtcctcttttatgtTTACCAAGTTTCATTATGTTCTGCCACCTGCTGTCTGTAGCACTTTTGTTTTCAGTCTAAGTGTATctaagcaattttagcaaggtggactgggaacatacaaaattacatgcaccagttgtGCATGTACTGTCACCAGCATGACAGAACTCCcagattctttactgattgcattGAACGGGGCTGATCTCAgccgtttttaaaatgtttcttaattcctctttatttgatttcttcattggggctggaacctttctgtgaactgtgaaTAACACATGCTGGCCTTTTTGTCTTGTATtaatgaactgttacacttaaTTATGCCaaaaaccaatgtctgttttttaacgattagaaacaaacctacaaacttgctcttttcaatgtttatggaacttttCTAACAGATATTGAATCCAGTTACACCATTTCCTTTACTTATGCCAAACCATGGCTGTTtatcaaactttatttttgatggcactgaacttaaatatgaaaacacttgaaaaatgtttatggaatttttctgtcaactgtgaactacaTTTAACTCATTACAACTTctatcaaaccagtttttgtctatgctgtcaaacattatggattatgttcccagttttgatctGGGATGTCATCACTCTATATGATGTAcagtatcagaatattctattactattaagccactatgaatattaaaatacacacaaccatgtttcctgtatcagcTCTTCTACTCTGAGTCAATTTACTCAGGTTTGTCACTCAACCACGTAGCCTACTTGGAATAGCCTACCCCTCAGGTGTCTGAATGGCTGATCTCACACTCGATCAGTAGGGaaaatgtgggcaggggaagtggttgagcactgctcttccatgcccacatccacagctgaagtgccctcgagcaaggcacctaaccccctcactgctccccgagcgctgctgtagcaggtagctcactgctcggggttagtgtgtgcttcaccatgtgttcactgtgtgctgtgtgtgtcactgtgttcactgtgtgctgtgtgtgtttcactaattcacagatttggataaatgcagagaccaaatttccctcacgggatcaaaagagtgtatatatacttatacagaaaggttccataaacatttaaatgaGATCAGCCATTCAGGCACCTGAGGGGTAGGCTATTCCAAGTAGGCTACGTGGTTACGGGtgcagagagacctgtaacgcctccctgaggggagtggggtgaacagtctgtggttggggtgagaacagtctttgatgctgcgcgccttacgcaagcatcgcttgccctggatggcctcgatggaggggagtgaggaaccggtgattcgttgggcagttttcacaccctctgcagtgctttccggtcatgggcagagcagttgccataccaaaaaggtgatgaaggtggagctcataaatcaaatattcagtcccattgtagcagatgccctgcagtactgcaatgtagagctgcaccttcctcagttccaggggtgtgaggagaccgttcagcTCATTTGTGgtagtccttgagcaaggcagttgttctggggagatataaaataaatgaatgaataaaaaggGATTTCAGATGCATCTTATTTTTGTTGGTGAATTACATGTTAATAatagtgttgggcaagctacttttGAATTGTAGTGAGcgaaactatcagttactctgccatgaaaaacactacacaaaactaccaccccagtcaaatgtagcaagcaacacaaacaccgcaataggctagttcactacataggaagctactttaaattgtgctaatttcacatgacaaaagtgtagcttgtttggccaagctacttcatataaagaagttaagctattaaaaagttactttattcaggaaatagtgaagctaccaccaacacacttattaCTAGCTAAGCTACAAGTAGCAACTGCCCGAtaatacagtataggctacagtctgtgccacttgtgtaaaattcacCGGCCAATGTTATACTAGTAATATGATTCATTTCTACAATAgcattcttgtgtcagttgtaatgtaagtcagtgttatggaatatgacttatcaagtctcagttcatagccgggtgaacacctgaacacctaacaagtagcctagctagctggttacaatttacatacagtaataacaaagatccttgctccttttaaactctctggtaatattgcattcacaaaatacaaccaatagtacgataatgttaaatcttacttgtgaaaagtaatcccccgagccctgtttgcaatggtccgccgatttgagcaggaatatgctgcacattgctctggcatcttgtttcttctgctgcaactatagcggctgcatttcctgtttccagcagccaatgctgtCTACTCTGGCACATAGGCTCTGACATTGCAGCAAATCACCCAGACGTCATTTTTTTACTTCTGACTTCAGACGCAAAGTTTTTGGCACACGTAAAAATATGACGTCTGACGCTCAGACGTCTATTTTTTACTCCTGAAGAAGTAAAAAATCTACACGTGGAGGCGTCATTTTGACAGACGTTATGTCCTGAACGACTTGCCATACTCAGAGCTGTATATAGAGAGAGTTCCGACAACTGGAATCATGGGCGCCATCTTTAAGACATAAGTCAGATCACTGCACAGCGTTCTATTACGTCTGCCAATGGACTGAATTGGGGTGTTGCAACAAATTGCTCATCATCATGAACTGTTTGTGAATGTTAAAAGGTTTCTCATATATTGCTAAAATATAAACGCTTTTACAAATGTCACGGTTAACGTTTCAAGACAGAAAAGTATGCCTACATCACCTAATCAGTGGAACCGCGTTTACCTTACCTTTTCCGATATCCGTCATCGTAGCCTACAGTACTTATTGAGACATTGGCtacaaataaaaatgacaacatcTTGGTGGTTTTAATCTAATATTTCTCCTAAATATCAAATTAACCCTTCTCGTAGCTACTAGGTGTCATGATCAGACTGTATCTATTGTTAAATGTCTGACTGATGAGGCTATGATTCAAGACTTATTTGTCACTGAACAGTAGTCTATATGCCCAAGGGGAAAAAAGACcagacacacatagactttGTTTATCAATTCAAGAGTCGTTTTCTCtttcataaaaaaacaaatcagaCATTAGCAATATAAAAATAACttaattaaataatatgcaaaaGTGCAAGTGAAAGCAATAATTAGGACCTTGAATATGAGGTAAAAGTATGTTGTATTAAACAATCTATTAATATCTTTGGTTACTTCTTACACTATAGCATATACATTATGAATGTTTGCATTCAAATCCTAGCAGAACACAATCATTTGTACAACGTTTAAACAACAGACTCTGGAAGATCCTCCAACAGGAAAAATCGTATTCAAATTAACAGTGAAATCAGGAAAGAGCCATTAAACACATTTCGAATATTAtggtaaaagtttttttttttttttttttcattttgtattAGACAATCTTATAGCATACTGGTATAATACATTCTGAATACATTCTTGGTACTACTTCAGAGGTGACATGGAAGAGTGGCAGGCATACGGTAATGAAGTCTGAGTCAAGGTcctcatgtgggtgtgtgtacctACATCATTTGAGTGTGatggtgcattcatggcacttcggaatgacaagcaccgcccccgtggctactttgtttttcccacagcaagtgttcatgtgctttgctgtcggaatgtgtgacaaacacggatgccacaacaaaggttaaaatgtacactcactaatcccaaataaacaactgtatttgcttaaaatatagtgtaagacacTTTTGAAAGAAAGATaagcagctttcaagtgacaaaaacggcaaatacccaagttcacattaaaactgttggacatgaaaggccacatggaccaCAAACGAACTAcagacgacaaaagtgatgacgagcccttaactgggcaactctgttagcaaaatcgtTAGCAAAATCCTGACTCACACACTATGTGACGTGAATGAcacggaatgatgatgttttcgcTGGGGAAAAAGggtccgaagcccatgaacgctaggaaAGTGAGTGGAGTtcctcatgcgtgtgtgttctaAACCCTGTGTGTGAGTAGGCAGTGCAGGTCCTCATTCGTTTGGTGGGTCTGCTGGGCAGTGTCGGTGGGGTGAAGACTAACAGTGCTGGGATGGCATTCGACTTGAGCTTCCTAACACCATCAGCTCTGTAACTCTCGAACTGCGTCTCATCAAAGGGGATAGCTGTTATAAAGCACTAGGACTCTGGACAAGAGTAACATAAACCTCTCCAGCAAACGCGAACTGACCATGTCACAATCATCACAATCTTTCTGATATGCATGAACATGGACAATGCAGCAGGTGTTTTGAAAGAATGCAGGGTAAAACGCGGGAGTGCAGAAAGATAGCAGATCAAGTAGGCTAACCTTGCAATGATGTAGTAGTAATATTTGTCATTCTAAAACTTGCATCGATTTTCACAGAATGACATCTAACCAGTGCATACTATGCATAAAACACAGAAAAATACAGACGGCAGATGCAGGTTGTTTGTTCAGTGCTagcactaacgttagcataaaaACGGAGCAAAGAGCTAGCGAGCATCGTAGCTTATCACTACCAGCACATTCTAACAAGCTATCTCAGAAAATTACCTCAATTGATTTTCTCAGAATGGCATTTAAACCACAAATGGTATTCAAAATGAAACGACCTTACTCAATTTATAATTGGCTAGTAGAAGCTAAAGGCAAGGATGGGGACTAAGAGAAGGCTAGCCAAGTTCAAATCAAATTCACAAAGCATGCCATGAACAACAAAACAAGGGGTACAACAATATTTTCCAAATGTGTCTTCTTTACAAAAGTCCATGATAGAAATGTTCTTACCTCACACAACAAGGAAATGCAAACATTTACCACGTCCGGGTTGTACAGAGCAACCATAGGCAGCACAACAcggtattttctttctttctcttttaaaGTAATGATATCACAGATATATATTCCTCTCTTGTAAGTTGTCGCACTTGACTTGTTCATAACGATAATTAAGACTAATTGATTAATTTTGTGTCCAGAGCCTGGTTATGTCTTAAACATGGCGTCCATAAAACACGTGACTACCTTTGAACCAATCCCACGACAGAATTGTGCTGAACGTTCTAAACACAGTTGTCGGAACTCTCTCTATATAGAGCATCACCGTCCCGCCCAcaggagtttccggaagtaagaattcaatgcaatttctccattgacaattcggGTATTAGCAATAAAAACTAACTGCACATGATAGactcaaaaccagctacggctgtactaagcgattgtgtatgctcatatagacgccaaaaGTTCACAGGGCACTAACctcgttttgagataaatgtattttattcgcgatgtcttggataagtacttcattacccacaatcctgaacaatcccacagtgatggctctgattggtggaaaggctgttaaggtcatagtttgaaactttatcagcgaaaattattgacaaagatggcggagtcttttactgcctatggcgaaaatcttaatgtgaataaaaactttctagacgaacattggtacttgtatcaacaaggattgtggtttatatatcacacaaacttagtcagggccaatacaccatcaaatagaacactgCAAATGCTAGTTTGaacacttaacttttcaggtagccgataggctaatcattagcctttcagacattagaatgtcattataatgctgctaacattagcctacatgctgcaatacaggtatgaaatatattatgctttagtgaccttgttgtttctatgaacatgaattgttgtttatatgaaacatcaacttagtcgaggcataaaaagccctgtaTATCCCCATTAAGAACTTAAAACTttttaactagctagctagctgatagcaaagctggatgctaccaccgggtagacactgcagtaaaatggttagcaaaccgtccatgcccccgtgaatatttcagtttcaaggacgaaatcaagagtgtccaaaggggtgaaaaccagtttaaatcgggtcacattattgactgttgtgtgtcgagggtcagcttgtgggttttgtatgggccagcatgagggacaagacctatcaAACCTACGAagttgtgtggtgagttttgcagggaggttggtaatgctagttaacattagctaggctactgtagccttcatactgtacgagccatatcatcaatcattaacctagaaatacttcttcgtacatttaatgaacattttgtgtaataattcacagcaagttaataaactgaatatggtggtccagaccatgcatcaggatggcagtcagatacgaagcactgcacaatgttgctaacgttaacgttaaccgctttcacacacacgatataaaatacacgatggtaaatataacattcaataccaaaacactattatttacacgattactcctgaaataactgctattaactacATAAATcattgtttggaggaaagggttcgcgtgctgtcgccggttggaaatgatTTTGCGCTGGTTTGTGCTGCTTATATATttttcagtgaggcgcggtggtttatgggatgagtagttccttcgctcggaaatgaaaatatgtacacagtctttcTCTTCggtttttcactcgaaatgatatgttgtatgcttatgagttacgccgtagctgattagcctaagacatgctctaaaactctttagatacagatttttccaaaacgtcaatgggagaaatgaatgggaaatttacttccggaaactaagctctctcggaggaggggcgggactgtgatgctctatacgGCTCTGGCCATACTTCTCTGCACtgacatatattaaaaacaaatacagatcGCGTCTAAATGTGAAGGATGATCTGTGGCCGTCTCCACAATTAACCCAAGAATGGACTTGCTGTGTTATAGCGCATAGCGCGCATCCATCTCATTAGATGAGATTAACGCTGAAATAGTTGCCAAAATGTAAATTTGCGCAGCAACAATGTACATAGGCTATGTTTACAACAGTTTGTGGATATTACCCTGACTGAGATTCTTCTGTTAAAATggaaattaaagtaatgtttCAAAGTTAAGTTTGCACGACAGCAATAATGTGCACTCATGTTACatggatattattttttgaCTAAGGTATTATGCTTTTATCATATAGTACATTTCTATATGTAAAATCATAACAGGCTGctctgttcttttgtgttgtcGTTAAGCCCGTGTTTGGATAAGCCTAGTGCGTATGGCCGGTgcacacattttattttattttttgagtcacatccAGGGATAGTGGGGGTCGCCAGTCTCTGGCACGGTTATTTTGGGGGTTGCGGgttgaaaagtttgggaacccctgacctaggctaatgttatgcctctatatttgaTGAATTAAGAACTAGGCCTATGTATTGATCAGGGAAACatttagggcctgtccacacggagacgctttttaggttaaacgcagaggttttgcttcgtcttggccgagcgtccaaacgaatcctgtaaacgcactgcccgaaaccgcacttttttgaaacctagtcccagagtggaaaaatctgaaaccgtagcctgtttgaattcgtttagacagcgaaaccgcacatcctgcttgtgtatcgatgatgtcatcgccacacctcagctgccctggacttgcacttatagtattgcctaacaatactagttttcatacatgacactacctacgattacactccgtaagataaatatcacaactggtgctgcgcagcgctgatagcttatgacttggtggactgaacactgtttttcccggtgttttttttatgcattctagctactgtcagtgacgcgtgagaacttaagttattaggaaagtgcggtgttttagtgttaccatttactttgagaagttcaCCAGGTCCCATTCTCTGAAAAACACCTAAAACTATTAtatttctatagctattctccactttggggatggtgttttggtggttaAAATTTTTACCCCATCACAAAATAGATCACTTTGTCATCATGGatgctgatcatggatcactcttctccaaacatgcacaactcagcttaacctttataagggcacatcTGGACAAAGAATTTAGATTTTGCTGGATGTTTTtctgacccagggacatggcctgagattgacATGAAAAAAGGAAGCATTAAACCCAAATGACGCCATGTcgatttcaattgtgggggtgagaaaatgattcttttgtgatgtttttcaACTAAGGGGACCTGcgaccttctcaaagtaaacggtaacactaaaacaagaggctacattaagattctggaggaaaagatcaggcagtgtgccggagacctgccccaatagatggcatgaaatggtaaacagagaacaatatcaacatttttagagtggcccagccatagTCCAGACCGTcaaaaaaaaagtgagcacgaggccagagtgatggcaaataaccgttcctgcctcaaaaccaggattgctgctaaaaaggtgtggTCTGGAATCATTGTGGAGTCATGAATTGGCTTGGTATGTATAatatgaaccattttgagagctgtgatggTAAATAAAGATGTTACCAGTGATTGTTTAAAAAGAAAGGGTATGCATAATTTTGGAcacgccatttttcataaaaatgttagatAAAAACTTTTCATTTTTTGATACCATCAGAaccagtcagaacaaacatattggtcaaggggaaattaacattcaatCAATATTTgcaaagggtatgaataattttgttcttaactgtaccaATCATGCGTTGCAGCTACAGTGAGCGAGCAGACACTCACTGTGAAAGGATGTGCCTCCCGCAATGTCTGTGCAGGAGACCTGTCGGCTCAGCTAGGCTTTGTGGCTGTTGGGCTGAACTGCTGTAAGGGGAACCTGTGCAATAGTGCCAAGAGTGTGGGGCAGAGTGTCCTGCTCTTGCTGGGGTCTCTCATCTCTGTCCTGCTCTTCCACTGAATGGTGTGCTTCTCGGAGTCTCTCGGATCACAGCTCACCTGCCCCATCTCTGAAAATGGGAGGCCATTTATGAATGTGTGCTCGTTGCGCGCAGGCTTGGATGTTTTGGTTTAAAGGTAGcacaatatatatttttctttttacattACATATTAACCttggttattttttttttattataatgtGGAAAGTGTTTGAGTTTGtgatggaattttttttttaaaattataaTGTGGAAAGTGTTTGAGTTTGTGATGGAAAATAAATGGGTGACATTTCAATTGTATGTTCACTAGTTTACATTCCTGAATTTCcataaagacataaaagcataatacataaaagcataatagaaaagcatgtttggcCATGGTCCTGAAGGGCTTTGCGGAATCATGCCGGAGTCGACTGCGCAGGCAGGATTCCGCCATACACCCCCTTATTCTTTAACTATGGAAGACGGGAGGCgtaaggggaggtggtgggttgcGAGCGGAGTAACACCGATGCTGCAACTTCGGCAGGTAGACTGCGAATAAGTAACCTGACTGATTGAAGAAGGAGGCGTGTCAAATTCCGTCACActcctcccgaacttccgtttgtaaaacgccattttgtttttatagGACTAGGCACAATAAAAAATTAACTTGATAAATACCATTAAAATATGAGATTGTGGCGATACCACTTGGCTGTATGTTTAGGATCATTGCCACTGTCTCATCattgcatttcgttgtctttgttcTTGTACTGTGCACaatgaagttgaatctaatctaatctaattgtgtggtttaatggttcAATGCCatctattggggcaggtctcttggcAG
Above is a genomic segment from Alosa sapidissima isolate fAloSap1 chromosome 4, fAloSap1.pri, whole genome shotgun sequence containing:
- the LOC121707490 gene encoding urokinase plasminogen activator surface receptor-like, encoding MNFGIARSSTECCKTDLCNSQKTPELNTNMTPNGKKCFTCEGDDCTKQLSCVGNEDRCIKATATVSEQTLTVKGCASRNVCAGDLSAQLGFVAVGLNCCKGNLCNSAKSVGQSVLLLLGSLISVLLFH